Proteins from one Paenibacillus amylolyticus genomic window:
- a CDS encoding HAD family hydrolase, with protein sequence MKSTKVAIFDIDKTIIRSDSMFQFVYYGVRRYPWQVWRLPVIALHTVLFKAGFMTVEQVKRSYFQEIERMSEKDLEHFFDTRLRTSIFAEASVEMQHRKEAGYHVLLVTASPHAYMKYFKNFPWVDHVIGTELVRHANGYTCRIDGSNCKGEEKVRRIQAYLREKDMVIDYDQSCSYSDSLSDLPVIQLVSQRYFINKRVPDMEALTWGK encoded by the coding sequence GTGAAGAGCACGAAAGTTGCAATTTTTGATATCGATAAAACGATTATACGCAGTGACTCCATGTTTCAATTTGTGTACTACGGTGTTCGCCGTTACCCGTGGCAGGTATGGAGATTACCTGTCATCGCATTACATACTGTTTTATTCAAGGCAGGTTTCATGACTGTTGAACAAGTCAAACGATCCTACTTTCAAGAAATTGAGCGTATGTCTGAAAAGGATCTCGAACATTTCTTTGATACCCGATTGCGTACGTCCATTTTTGCCGAGGCGAGTGTAGAGATGCAGCATCGCAAAGAAGCAGGATATCATGTCTTGCTGGTCACTGCATCTCCGCATGCCTATATGAAATATTTTAAAAACTTCCCCTGGGTGGATCATGTCATTGGAACTGAACTTGTCCGTCATGCGAATGGTTACACATGCAGGATTGATGGCAGCAATTGCAAAGGGGAAGAGAAGGTACGCCGAATTCAGGCTTATCTGAGGGAGAAGGATATGGTCATTGACTATGACCAGTCATGTTCCTACTCGGACTCGTTATCCGATCTTCCGGTCATCCAGCTTGTAAGTCAACGATACTTTATTAACAAGCGTGTTCCGGACATGGAGGCATTAACGTGGGGGAAATAA
- a CDS encoding EamA family transporter, giving the protein MGEIKSRHTGKWLMLISAFLTATGQLFWKWGLTEWIYLGVGFLCYGLGAILMIKAFALEKLSVAYPLMCASYVFALIYGYYLLGEEISVQKLAAVMLLGIGVTLTSVDR; this is encoded by the coding sequence GTGGGGGAAATAAAATCGCGTCATACCGGTAAATGGTTGATGCTAATTTCGGCTTTTCTGACAGCAACGGGTCAATTGTTCTGGAAATGGGGACTAACCGAGTGGATCTACCTGGGCGTTGGTTTTCTGTGTTATGGACTTGGGGCCATTCTGATGATTAAAGCTTTTGCTCTGGAAAAACTCTCGGTGGCTTACCCTCTGATGTGTGCCAGCTACGTATTTGCCTTAATCTATGGATATTATTTGCTTGGAGAAGAAATTTCGGTGCAGAAGCTGGCAGCAGTTATGTTGCTTGGAATCGGGGTGACATTAACCAGTGTTGATCGATAG
- a CDS encoding EamA family transporter, whose product MLIDSWMVAVLIVMTLCGALGGAGLKAYASSRNRLHVLMGLGFYGTGALLNIVLLKFLPLTIVLPANALTYVWTLIIAMLVFKEKVGPLRWIGVACIMGGLCLLVF is encoded by the coding sequence GTGTTGATCGATAGCTGGATGGTTGCCGTTTTAATTGTCATGACGTTGTGTGGTGCCCTGGGCGGGGCCGGACTGAAAGCTTATGCATCGAGTCGCAATCGTCTGCATGTTCTCATGGGACTTGGATTCTACGGAACGGGTGCGTTACTGAACATTGTATTGTTGAAGTTTCTTCCATTAACGATTGTGTTGCCCGCAAATGCATTAACGTATGTCTGGACCCTGATCATTGCGATGCTGGTTTTCAAAGAAAAGGTGGGCCCTTTACGCTGGATCGGTGTGGCCTGTATTATGGGTGGCCTATGTTTGTTGGTGTTCTAA